A stretch of DNA from Ferviditalea candida:
CCTTCCGCCAGCAAGTAGATTTTTCTTCCGTCGGCCAGTTCATATTCTTCAATGTTTTTTCGTACCGTCCGTTTGGATACGGCAGCTGCGGCCAACTCCGGGATATTGACCTCCACGTCAAAATGACCGGCATTGGACAGGATTGCCCCGTCCTTCATCACCTTGAAATGCTCTTCCCGGATGCAGTCGCGGTTTCCGGTCACCGTAACGAAAAAGTCCCCGATCCGGGCCGCTTCCGTCATCGGCATGACACGGAAGCCGTCCATGTAAGCCTCGACGCCTTTAATCGCGTCGATTTCGGTTACGACCACATTGGCTCCCAATCCTTTGGCACGCATGGCAACCCCTTTGCCGCACCATCCGTATCCGACAACCACCACGGTTTTGCCGGCCACAACCAAATTCGTCGTGCGGTTGATGCCGTCCCAAACCGATTGCCCCGTACCGTACCGGTTATCAAACAAATATTTGCAGAAAGCATCGTTTACGGCAACCATCGGAAATTGCAGCTTTCCTTCCTTCTCCATCGCTTTCAGACGCAAAATGCCCGTCGTCGTTTCTTCTGCGCCTCCCCGCACCTGTTCCAGCAAATCCGGACGCTCCGAATGAAGAATCGATACGAGATCGCCGCCGTCATCAATGATCAAGTCCGGTCTGGTTTCCAATGTTTTGACCATCAACTCCTTATATTCGGCCGGATCCGGATTGTGCTTGGCATAAACCGTAACCCCATCCTCTACGAGCGCTGCGCATACATCATCCTGGGTGGAAAGCGGATTGCTCCCCGTTATCGTCACCTCGGCGCCGCCTGCTTGAACCACCTTGGCCAAATACGCCGTTTTCGCCTCAAGATGGAGGGAGATCGCCACCTTTAAGCCCTTGAACGGCTGTTCCCGCTCAAATTGTTCGCGAATCCGATTCAGCACCGGCATGTGGGCTTTAACCCAATCGATCTTCAGGCGGCCGTCCGGCGCTAATGAGATATCCTTGATAATGCTGTTTTCCAATGCTTTCATGCTGTGTTTAAAGCCTCCTTGTCAAGTTGGAGTTAATTGATAGACTTCAAATTTATAAGTACACGATGCGATGGTTTCCATTTACTTCAAGCGGCTTCGAGATCAATTCGTGCAGCCATTCGTCACCATACTTGTTCAAGTAGGCAAATACGTTATATACTCTTTCCTGCGGCTTGCCCAATGGCAGAATCGACAGGCGCACGCGATCCATTTGCCGGACCGCCGCTTCAAACTTCTGTTGATACGCGCCGATGGAACGATTTTTTAAAAAATCGATCTGCTCTTGGATCTTCAGGATATTGGCCGAGCCCAAGCGATCCAGTCCCGGTTGAACTGCCCCCAACTCCTTGAGCAGCGGCCTGTATATTTCCTCAAACTTCTGCTTGATTTCCGCAAACCTTTCTTCCAGACGGAGATCGTCCTGCTGATCGAGCCACGCCTGTTTTTTCTCATCAAAACGATAAATGACGTCCTCGAACGAGAAGCCGTACTTGTTCATTTGTTTCTGAATGGGGCCCTCCAGCAAAGTATAGCCCATTCGCGGCATAATGATCGGGGACTTCATATCCAGTTTATGAAAGGCCGCGACGGTTTGGCTCCAATATGCGATCTCCCCGGGGCCGAGAACCGTGAATAAAACCGGAAAAAGAAATTCTTGCATTAACGGACGGGTGAGCACATTGTTGCTGAGCTTTTCCGGAGCTTCTTCCGCCATGCGCAAAATCTCGCTCTCGCTGTAATGAAGCTGCGCTTTTTTGTCTTGGAACCCTTTGGGCGAACCAAACAGCAATTTCCGCTCCTGCTGCTCAAAAAGAAACAGGTTGGCCCCGTTTTCATAGACTTCAACCTGCGGGCGATAGCCCAATTCCTCAACCTTGCGTGTCGATTCCAGAAAAGATTCATTCAGGCTCCGGTATTCCGTAACCATGCGCGCGAAAACCGGACCTTCCAATTTACGGACTGCCGGGTCGTCGGAATCCATCATAACGAGACCGTAATCGGCGAACAACGCGCTTAAAATGCCAGCGAAAAAGTCCGTCATCGTTTCCGACCGACAACTGATTGAGCGAAGAGTGCTGAGCAGCCCCGCCTTCAGTTCAGTATCCGGCAGCGAACCTTGAAGCCATTGCAAAGCGTCATTCCATTCGGCGGCACCGATTTTCATGCGGCTGACCGAGCTGCGCCAGCCGTGTGGTGTTGCCAGCTTGATTTTTTCAACCTTCTGCTGGGCGGATAAGACATGGATATGGTCGACCTCGTCGATGTCATGATCCTCTCCGGCGATCCAAAACACGGGAATGACAGGTCTCCCGAGCTTTTCTTCCGCCTGCTTGGCTAACTGCAGAATAGTGATCGCTTTATGTATGACATAAAGTGAGCCGGTAAACAATTCGGCCTGCTGACCTCCGATAACAACCAGCGTTTCCGGATTGCGGAGCGCGCGGATATGCTCAATCGCCTTCTCGGAATTACCGACTTTATGATTGTAATCCAGTAGGACCTCTGCAAGCCGGCTTCTGGAAATTCTATGATTCTCCCGTTGATCAAGCCAATCGGCTCTTTGCTCCCAAGACTTTCCGTCCCAAGGATGATAATCGAATAAGTCCATTGCCCGGCCGCTTTCTTGAACATAGTCGTCGGTCAACTTCTGACCGGACGGCCAGTGAAATTCCACCAGTTTCATGCTTACCCTCCCGTTCCTGCATAACTGATGTCAAACATAATTTGATTGTACACATCCTATATGCAATCGTCAAAAAGGAAAAATCCGTTCAGATCAAATGGCAGGCCGTCCAATGCCCCGGCTTGACTTCCGTGAACGCGGGCTCCGCATGCACGCATTGGTCTGCGGCAGCCGGGCAGCGCGTTCGGAAATGACAGCCGCTCGGAGGCTTGATCGGATCGGGCGCTTCTCCCGCAATGACAATTCGTTCACGATGCCCTTCCGTTTCCGGGACGGGCGGCAAAAGAGCTGACAAAAGAGCCTGAGTATAAGGATGCTGCGGATTGCCGAACAGTTCCTCGCTTGATGCCAGCTCTATCAACCGGCCCAGATACATGACCGCCACCCGGTCGCTGATATGCTTGATCATGGACAAATCATGGGTGATGAATAAATAGGCCAATCCCGATTCCCGCTGCAAATCTAGCATCAGATTCACAATCTGGGCCTGTATCGACACGTCCAATGCGGAAATCGGCTCGTCGGCGATGATAAACCGCGGATCTACCGCCAGCGCTCTGGCGATGCCGATACGCTGCCGCTGCCCCCCGGAAAATTCATGAGGATACCGATGGGCATGGCCCGGATTCAAGCCGACCCGATCCAAAAGAGCTTCCACCCGTTTGTTCCTTTCCGTTTTGCTGTGAGCCAGCTTATGGATGTCCAGCGCTTCTCCGATGATGTCGCGCACGCTCAGCCGCGGATTCAATGAAGCATAAGGATCCTGAAAGATCATCTGCATCTCGCGGCGCAGCGCCTTCATTTGCGAACCGGACAGGGAAAAAATATTCCTTCCGTCGAATTTCACAAGGCCTTCAGTAGGCTCATACAGACGCAGGATCGTTCGCCCGGCCGTCGATTTGCCGGAGCCCGATTCGCCTGCCAGACCCAACGTTTCCCCCTGTCGTATGCTGAAGCTGATATCATTGACAGCTTTGATCGTACGAC
This window harbors:
- a CDS encoding adenosylhomocysteinase — encoded protein: MKALENSIIKDISLAPDGRLKIDWVKAHMPVLNRIREQFEREQPFKGLKVAISLHLEAKTAYLAKVVQAGGAEVTITGSNPLSTQDDVCAALVEDGVTVYAKHNPDPAEYKELMVKTLETRPDLIIDDGGDLVSILHSERPDLLEQVRGGAEETTTGILRLKAMEKEGKLQFPMVAVNDAFCKYLFDNRYGTGQSVWDGINRTTNLVVAGKTVVVVGYGWCGKGVAMRAKGLGANVVVTEIDAIKGVEAYMDGFRVMPMTEAARIGDFFVTVTGNRDCIREEHFKVMKDGAILSNAGHFDVEVNIPELAAAAVSKRTVRKNIEEYELADGRKIYLLAEGRLVNLAAGDGHPAEIMDMTFALQAMAIKYVNDNYEKIGNNVLNVPYEIDEQVARYKLQSLDITIDRLTEEQKAYLDSWTEH
- a CDS encoding ABC transporter ATP-binding protein; translated protein: MSRQLIEVERLKKFFHLGRGRTIKAVNDISFSIRQGETLGLAGESGSGKSTAGRTILRLYEPTEGLVKFDGRNIFSLSGSQMKALRREMQMIFQDPYASLNPRLSVRDIIGEALDIHKLAHSKTERNKRVEALLDRVGLNPGHAHRYPHEFSGGQRQRIGIARALAVDPRFIIADEPISALDVSIQAQIVNLMLDLQRESGLAYLFITHDLSMIKHISDRVAVMYLGRLIELASSEELFGNPQHPYTQALLSALLPPVPETEGHRERIVIAGEAPDPIKPPSGCHFRTRCPAAADQCVHAEPAFTEVKPGHWTACHLI
- the bshC gene encoding bacillithiol biosynthesis cysteine-adding enzyme BshC gives rise to the protein MKLVEFHWPSGQKLTDDYVQESGRAMDLFDYHPWDGKSWEQRADWLDQRENHRISRSRLAEVLLDYNHKVGNSEKAIEHIRALRNPETLVVIGGQQAELFTGSLYVIHKAITILQLAKQAEEKLGRPVIPVFWIAGEDHDIDEVDHIHVLSAQQKVEKIKLATPHGWRSSVSRMKIGAAEWNDALQWLQGSLPDTELKAGLLSTLRSISCRSETMTDFFAGILSALFADYGLVMMDSDDPAVRKLEGPVFARMVTEYRSLNESFLESTRKVEELGYRPQVEVYENGANLFLFEQQERKLLFGSPKGFQDKKAQLHYSESEILRMAEEAPEKLSNNVLTRPLMQEFLFPVLFTVLGPGEIAYWSQTVAAFHKLDMKSPIIMPRMGYTLLEGPIQKQMNKYGFSFEDVIYRFDEKKQAWLDQQDDLRLEERFAEIKQKFEEIYRPLLKELGAVQPGLDRLGSANILKIQEQIDFLKNRSIGAYQQKFEAAVRQMDRVRLSILPLGKPQERVYNVFAYLNKYGDEWLHELISKPLEVNGNHRIVYL